One Pseudomonas fluorescens genomic region harbors:
- the pqqC gene encoding pyrroloquinoline-quinone synthase PqqC: MPDTPMSPAEFEAALRAKGAYYHIYHPYHVAMYEGRATREQIQGWVANRFYYQVNIPLKDAAILANCPDREIRREWIQRLLDHDGAPGEDGGIEAWLRLGQAVGLNPDQLRSQELVLPGVRFAVDAYVNFARRASWQEAASSSLTELFAPQIHQSRLDSWPQHYPWIDPAGYEYFRTRLGQARRDVEHGLAITLEHYRTREGQERMLEILQFKLDILWSMLDAMSMAYELNRPPYHSVTEQRVWHKGITL, from the coding sequence ATGCCTGACACTCCAATGTCCCCCGCCGAATTCGAAGCGGCCTTACGCGCCAAAGGCGCCTATTACCACATCTACCACCCCTATCATGTGGCGATGTACGAAGGCCGCGCCACGCGCGAGCAGATTCAGGGCTGGGTCGCCAACCGCTTCTACTATCAGGTGAACATCCCCCTGAAGGACGCGGCGATCCTCGCCAATTGCCCGGATCGGGAAATCCGCCGCGAGTGGATTCAGCGCCTGCTCGATCACGACGGCGCGCCCGGTGAAGACGGCGGCATTGAAGCCTGGCTGCGTCTCGGCCAGGCAGTCGGTCTCAATCCGGATCAATTGCGCTCGCAGGAACTGGTGCTGCCCGGCGTGCGTTTTGCCGTCGACGCGTACGTCAACTTCGCCCGTCGCGCCAGTTGGCAGGAAGCGGCAAGCAGCTCGCTGACCGAATTGTTCGCGCCGCAGATCCACCAGTCGCGCCTCGATAGCTGGCCGCAGCATTACCCGTGGATCGACCCGGCCGGTTACGAATATTTCCGCACCCGCCTCGGCCAGGCGCGCCGCGACGTCGAGCACGGTCTGGCGATCACCCTTGAGCATTATCGGACGCGCGAAGGGCAGGAGCGCATGCTGGAAATTCTCCAGTTCAAACTGGACATTCTTTGGAGCATGCTCGATGCCATGAGCATGGCCTACGAACTGAACCGTCCGCCATATCACAGCGTGACCGAACAACGGGTCTGGCATAAAGGAATCACGTTATGA
- the pqqD gene encoding pyrroloquinoline quinone biosynthesis peptide chaperone PqqD, protein MSFDRSKVPTWRPGYRFQYEPAQKGHVLLYPEGMIKLNDTAALIGGLIDGERDVAAIIAKLDEQFPGVPELGDDIEQFMEVAREQHWLTLG, encoded by the coding sequence ATGAGTTTCGATCGCAGTAAAGTGCCGACTTGGCGGCCCGGCTACCGTTTCCAGTACGAACCGGCGCAAAAGGGCCATGTGTTGCTGTATCCGGAAGGCATGATCAAGCTCAACGATACGGCAGCCTTGATCGGCGGCTTGATTGACGGCGAACGTGACGTTGCGGCAATCATTGCCAAACTCGACGAGCAGTTCCCTGGCGTGCCCGAACTTGGCGACGACATTGAGCAATTCATGGAGGTTGCCCGTGAGCAACACTGGCTCACCCTTGGCTGA